In one Tissierellales bacterium genomic region, the following are encoded:
- a CDS encoding TIGR01212 family radical SAM protein (This family includes YhcC from E. coli K-12, an uncharacterized radical SAM protein.), whose product MEINVYNVYSKYLKGKFGEKVYKLPIKLPLTCPNRDGCVGSGGCIYCGEEGGSFENLPNSLDVKEQLTANKDYIKDRYKAKKFIAYFQNFTNTYMPLNDFKRVIKEALMDDIVGISISTRPDCINNDYLEFLAEIKDEYDLDITVELGLQTVNYHTLNKINRGHTLAEFIDGVLRNKRYNIRTCVHMIPNFPWDDMDDIKEGAKILSALEVEEVKLHALYIVENTVLGSMYKEGNISLVSKEEYIERVIAFLEYLSPNIVVQRLLGRAPEENTLFVNWNESWWKIRDEIISEMEERGTFQGRKCNYLNGKALERFKK is encoded by the coding sequence ATGGAAATAAATGTATATAATGTATATTCAAAATATTTGAAAGGGAAATTTGGAGAAAAAGTATATAAACTTCCTATAAAATTACCTCTTACCTGTCCTAATAGAGATGGGTGTGTTGGATCTGGAGGATGTATATATTGTGGTGAAGAAGGAGGTTCCTTTGAAAATTTACCTAATAGTTTAGATGTAAAGGAGCAATTAACAGCAAATAAGGATTATATAAAAGATAGATATAAAGCTAAGAAATTTATAGCCTATTTTCAGAATTTTACTAACACATATATGCCCTTAAATGATTTTAAAAGAGTAATAAAGGAAGCACTAATGGATGATATAGTAGGAATTTCTATATCCACTCGTCCAGATTGTATAAATAATGATTATTTAGAATTTTTAGCAGAAATAAAAGATGAATATGACTTAGATATAACAGTAGAACTAGGCTTACAGACAGTAAACTATCATACATTAAATAAAATTAATAGAGGCCACACATTAGCCGAGTTTATAGATGGAGTTCTTAGAAATAAAAGGTATAATATTAGAACTTGTGTCCATATGATTCCTAATTTCCCTTGGGATGATATGGATGATATAAAGGAAGGTGCAAAAATACTTTCAGCTTTAGAGGTTGAAGAAGTAAAATTACATGCTCTTTATATAGTAGAAAATACAGTTCTAGGTAGTATGTATAAAGAAGGGAATATTTCTCTTGTTTCTAAAGAAGAATATATAGAAAGGGTTATTGCATTTTTAGAATACTTAAGTCCTAATATTGTAGTTCAAAGGTTATTAGGTAGGGCACCAGAAGAAAATACCTTATTTGTAAACTGGAATGAGAGTTGGTGGAAAATAAGGGATGAAATTATATCGGAGATGGAAGAAAGAGGGACCTTTCAAGGGAGAAAGTGTAATTATCTAAATGGAAAGGCATTAGAAAGATTTAAAAAATAA
- the bcp gene encoding thioredoxin-dependent thiol peroxidase gives MKKAPEFTLKETDGKNISLKDFRGKNVVLYFYPRDNTSGCTTEAIEFRDLYEEFKKLDIVILGISRDKLKSHAKFRDKLELPFLLLSDEDEKVHNLYDVMKLKKMYGREYIGVERSTFIIDKEGNIVKEFRNIRATGHPKKVLDFIKEEM, from the coding sequence ATGAAGAAAGCACCAGAGTTTACATTAAAAGAAACCGATGGTAAAAATATTTCTTTAAAAGATTTTAGGGGAAAAAATGTAGTTTTATATTTTTACCCAAGGGATAATACTTCTGGATGTACAACAGAGGCTATAGAGTTTAGAGATTTATATGAAGAATTTAAAAAGTTAGATATAGTAATACTAGGTATTAGTAGAGACAAATTAAAATCTCATGCTAAATTTAGGGATAAATTAGAACTACCTTTCTTATTATTAAGTGATGAAGATGAAAAGGTTCATAATTTATATGATGTAATGAAACTTAAAAAAATGTATGGTAGAGAATATATAGGGGTAGAAAGATCTACTTTTATAATAGATAAAGAAGGAAATATAGTAAAAGAATTTAGAAATATAAGAGCAACAGGGCATCCTAAAAAGGTATTAGATTTTATTAAAGAAGAAATGTAG
- a CDS encoding Cof-type HAD-IIB family hydrolase, translating into DLDGTLLDDDKNIPAENKEILKKLLDKGYEIVIATGRRYWSAKMFIKDINNDLVILANNGTIVRESKNDKVLMEKYMEPRDYHILVEEGKIKGLYPIVHVNEYNNGYDIVIELDKKNEKYNNYLYKDPKRHRQVEDITKLKDPKVLTVVFIGEKEELEELYLDINKKYPRKYSSHIMHNITSANGLLEVMHPEGCKWLSLREYARGKGILENEIITIGDDNNDIEMLKKAGLGIAMKNGTEVVRKYADIITEKNNNEGGLAYILDKVLEV; encoded by the coding sequence TTGATTTGGATGGAACATTACTAGATGATGATAAAAATATTCCAGCAGAAAATAAGGAAATATTAAAAAAACTATTAGATAAAGGATATGAAATAGTAATTGCTACAGGTAGAAGATATTGGTCTGCAAAAATGTTTATAAAGGATATAAATAATGACTTAGTGATATTAGCTAATAACGGTACCATCGTAAGAGAATCTAAAAATGATAAAGTGTTAATGGAAAAATATATGGAACCAAGGGATTATCATATTTTAGTAGAAGAAGGAAAGATTAAAGGGTTATATCCAATAGTACATGTTAATGAATATAATAATGGTTATGATATAGTTATAGAATTAGATAAGAAAAATGAAAAATATAATAATTATCTATATAAAGACCCTAAAAGGCATAGACAGGTTGAAGATATTACAAAGTTAAAGGATCCTAAAGTACTCACCGTAGTGTTTATAGGAGAAAAAGAAGAGTTAGAAGAGTTGTATTTAGATATAAATAAGAAATATCCAAGGAAATATAGCTCTCATATTATGCATAATATTACTTCGGCTAATGGACTTTTGGAGGTCATGCATCCAGAGGGATGCAAATGGTTAAGTTTAAGGGAATATGCAAGGGGTAAAGGAATACTAGAAAATGAAATAATTACTATTGGCGATGATAATAATGATATTGAGATGCTTAAGAAAGCTGGCTTAGGAATAGCTATGAAAAATGGAACTGAAGTAGTTAGAAAATATGCTGATATTATTACTGAAAAAAATAATAACGAAGGTGGACTAGCTTATATTTTAGATAAGGTTTTAGAGGTGTAA